Within the Gloeomargarita sp. SRBZ-1_bins_9 genome, the region CCAGGGGGCTATCCAGCGCATCGGGCACCACTACTGCTGGGACCCGCGCCGGTGCAACCGTTGCCGCGACCTGGGGGAATACCGCTGCGGGGGTATTTTTGAGGACAACTCTCCTGACCAACTGGAGGACATCAGCAGCTACTGGCGCCAGTGGTTTGCTACCTACCAGCAACACCTGGCCCGTTTACAGACCCAGCAGGGGGTGGGAGGTCGCCCATGACCGTCGTTTACCTGGATAACAACGCCACTACTGCCGTCGCGCCGGAAGTCCTGGAGGCCATGTTACCCTACCTGACCACCGCCTACGGCAATCCGTCGAGCATGCACCGCTTTGGCGGTCAAGTAGCGCAGGCCATCCAGACCGCTCGGGAACAGGTAGCTGACCTGCTGGGGGCCACACCGACAGAAATCGTGTTTACCAGCGGCGGTACGGAAGGCAACAATACAGCCATTCGCTCGGCACTGGCTAGCTTCCCCAACCGGCGCCATATCGTCACCACCCAGGTGGAACACGCCTGCGTGCGCAATCTCTGCCGACACTTGGAAAAGCAGGGCTACCAGGTGACTTACCTGTCGGTGGACCGGCGGGGACAACTGGACCTACTGGAACTGGAGGCGGCCTTGACCGGTGATACGGCCCTGGTGTCGGTGATGTGGGCCAACAACGAAACAGGCGTCCTGTTTCCCATTGACCAAATCGGCGCACTGGTGAAGTCCCGGGGGGTGTTGTTCCACGTGGATGCCGTACAAGCGGTGGGGAAGATTCCTATCCATCTGCAGGACAGCCCCATTGACTTGCTCACCCTGTCCGGGCACAAATTCCATGCCCCCAAGGGGATTGGTGCGCTGTATGTGCGGCGGGGTGTGCCGTTTCGCCCCTTGCTCCTTGGCGGTCACCAGGAGCGGAACCGCCGGGCGGGTACGGAAAACGTGGCGGGGAGCGTGGGCCTAGGCCGGGCGGCGGTTTTGGCCAAGCAACACCTGGCGGACATGGCGCGGGTGCAAGCCCTGCGGGACCACCTGGAGCAGTCCATTCTCAGGGCCATCCCCGAAACCGTGGTCAACGGCCAGGGCAGCCCCCGTCTACCTAACACCAGCAACCTCGGTTTCAAGTACATCGAAGGGGAAGCCATCCTGCTGCTGCTGGACCGGGAGGGCATCTGCGCGTCGTCCGGGTCGGCCTGCACGTCGGCTTCCCTGGAACCGTCCCATGTGTTGCAGGCGATGGGACTGCCCTATAGCGTCCTGCACGGCTCCATTCGCTTGAGTCTCTCGCGCTATACCACCCCGGCCGACATTGAACGGGTGCTGGCGGTGCTGCCGGGGATTGTCGCCCAACTGCGCGCTCTCTCCCCCTTTAGCGATGACGAGAGCGATTGGCTGACTGAGCGCACCCACGCCCTGCTGGCAACTGGTTAGGAGGTCAGCCATGTGGAACTACAGCGACAAGGTTTTGGACCACTTCTATCACCCCCGCAACCAGGGAGCCATCGAAGACAAGGGGGAGTCAGGGATAGCGGTGGTGCGGGGCGAGGTAGGAAGCCTGGCCTGTGGCGATGCCCTGCGCCTGTATCTCAAGATTGACCGGGCCAGCGACCGCATTCTGGATGCGAAGTTCCAAACCTTTGGTTGCACCAGTGCCATTGCTGCGTCATCAGCCCTGACGGAAATGGTCAAGGGACGCACCGTGGACGAGGCGCTGGCTATTAGCAACCAGGACATTGCCGACTACTTGGATGGCTTGCCG harbors:
- the nifS gene encoding cysteine desulfurase NifS is translated as MTVVYLDNNATTAVAPEVLEAMLPYLTTAYGNPSSMHRFGGQVAQAIQTAREQVADLLGATPTEIVFTSGGTEGNNTAIRSALASFPNRRHIVTTQVEHACVRNLCRHLEKQGYQVTYLSVDRRGQLDLLELEAALTGDTALVSVMWANNETGVLFPIDQIGALVKSRGVLFHVDAVQAVGKIPIHLQDSPIDLLTLSGHKFHAPKGIGALYVRRGVPFRPLLLGGHQERNRRAGTENVAGSVGLGRAAVLAKQHLADMARVQALRDHLEQSILRAIPETVVNGQGSPRLPNTSNLGFKYIEGEAILLLLDREGICASSGSACTSASLEPSHVLQAMGLPYSVLHGSIRLSLSRYTTPADIERVLAVLPGIVAQLRALSPFSDDESDWLTERTHALLATG